The genomic stretch CAATGACCATGCTTACGATTATTGGACTACTCATTACCGTGGTGCTTATGTCATATAACGTAAAAGGATACTTATTTATTGGGATGGTGGTTACGGCCATTATTGCGTGGTTTATGGGATTGCTTCAGATGCCAGAATCCATCGTATCGATGCCAACAGGGCTGTCATCAACCGCTTTCCAACTTGATATCGCAGGTGTATTCTCCAGTGGACTTTACACCGTTATCTTTACTTTCTTACTAATTACTTTGTTTGATACAACAGGCACCATGCTTGGGGTAGCAGAGAAGGCGGGCCTTATCAAAGAGGGTAAATTCCCACGTTCACGCGGAGCACTTCTGGCGGATGCGGTAGGTACAACATCAGGAGCTTTGCTCGGTACAAGCCCGACATCAGCTTATATTGAATCCAGCACAGGGGTAGCAGCAGGCGGCCGTACGGGTCTTACTGCAGTAGTGGTAAGTATCCTGCTTGCACTGACCTTGTTCTTCTCGCCGCTGATCGGTGTATTATCCGGCATTTCCGCAATTACCGCTCCGGCGCTTATTATTGTAGGTTACTTTATGATTAATGCAATCAGCCAGGTTAAATGGTCTGATGTGGAGGAAGCTTTCCCGGCATTTCTCATCATTATTCTCACTCCGCTTACACACAGTATTGCAACAGGGATCGGCGTAGGATTTATTTTCTACCCTCTGCTGAAACTGCTGCGCGGGAAAGGGAAAGATGTACATCCGATCTTCTATGTTTTTGCAATTTTGTTCTTTATCCAGCTCGTGTTCCTCGAACACTAGAACTTTCGAGTTGTTTTACTAGAATATAGCTACTCAAACCCTTAGACCACGTAATGAGAATTACGATGATCTAAGGGTTTTGTTTTTAGTTACATAGGCATAATTAAATACATAACTAAAGAGATTTGAAATTAATTCCACTAATTAACATATGAAATGGTCACCAATTCGCAGGGTAGTGAAGAATGTATGGATATGTTATTCTTTTTGGGAAGCGCTTCCAAGATATGTGTAACCAAAGGAGATGTATAAGGTTGAATCGAAAATGGAAATCTACGCTTACGCTTTCTCTGGCTTTTGCACTCGTTCTCTCCCTGTTTTCTTCTACCTTGAGCCCTACACAAGCTGACGCAGCAAAAGGCAACAAATCTAAGCTTCAATCTTACGTAAACGATATGCAGCCAGGATGGAATCTTGGAAACTCTCTGGATGCAGTAGGTGCAGATGAGACGGCTTGGGGCAATCCACGCATCACGAAAGAATTAATTCAGAATATTGCAGATGAAGGATATAAAAGTATTCGAATTCCAGTGACCTGGGATTCCCATATCGGAGCAGCGCCAGACTATACCGTGGACCCTGCTTATCTGAACCGTGTTCAGGAAGTAGTCCAGTGGGCTCTTGATGAAGGGCTGTATGTCATGATTAACGTTCATCACGATTCTTGGGTCTGGATCAGCCATATGGAGAAAAAACATGACGAAGTGCTTGCTAGATATAATGCGATCTGGACGCAAGTTGCCGACCACTTTAAGAATCAGTCTAACAAGGTGATGTTTGAAAGTGTGAACGAACCTCGCTTTACGGACGGCGGAACAACGGATGAAGCCAAACAGTTAGACATGCTCAAAGAGCTGAATTTATCTTTTCATAAAATAGTTCGTGAATCCGGCGGGATCAACGCCACTCGTCCGCTCGTATTATCTACACTTGAAGCATCCCCGTCACAAGAACGTATGGACGAGCTTTATCGTACCATTACTACACTGAACGATGAGAACATCATCGCAACCGTTCATTACTATGGCTACTGGCCGT from Paenibacillus polygoni encodes the following:
- a CDS encoding NCS2 family permease encodes the protein MEKWFKLKERGTTIPTEIIAGLTTFFTMVYIVIVNPGMLSSTGMDFNGVFIATVLASIIGTLIMGLGANYPIVIAPGMGLNAFFAYSVVAGYGVSWQVALGAVFIAGMLFVILSLTSFRYMLLDAIPGSLKHAITAGIGLFITTVGLQNAGIIVASESNLIALGNLSDPMTMLTIIGLLITVVLMSYNVKGYLFIGMVVTAIIAWFMGLLQMPESIVSMPTGLSSTAFQLDIAGVFSSGLYTVIFTFLLITLFDTTGTMLGVAEKAGLIKEGKFPRSRGALLADAVGTTSGALLGTSPTSAYIESSTGVAAGGRTGLTAVVVSILLALTLFFSPLIGVLSGISAITAPALIIVGYFMINAISQVKWSDVEEAFPAFLIIILTPLTHSIATGIGVGFIFYPLLKLLRGKGKDVHPIFYVFAILFFIQLVFLEH